From Sphingobacterium bambusae:
CAGCTTTCAGCAAGGATGAAACAGTCTTTTGCTGAGGTGGGCAAGACATTGCGCTCTTGGCCGCAGCTAGCTTCCTCCGTTGTCTTAGGTGGTGGCATCGCAACGGAAGTAGCACGCCGCATCATGTTGGGCGAAGATATTCCATCTGGCAGGCGCTACTTCGATGTGGACTTGATTTTGCCGCAAATTGTTTAAAAAAGGAAATTGGTTTCCAAGAAATGAGGAGTACCTTAGGTTTGTCTTGAGAAAAAGGGTTATGGTATTTAGGCTAGTTTTTATTGCTTTTCTGTTTTGTGGTACACTGTTTCATGCGGCGGCACAGCCTACGATCAGTATTACGTCCCAGCAGGTTATTAGTTATTTTGGGCGGGAGGTCTCTGTTTTTCAGGATTCCAGCAATAATTTGACCTTAGATGGAGCCATCGCGAAGGATTTGCTGTTTAAACCATCGCGCACAATGGTGCCAAATTTTGGGGTGAGCGAATTCAATAACTGGATAAAGTTTAACCTAGTCAACCAGTCTGATGAAGAGCACCTCGTGCTCAATGTCAGCAATCCCGTTATCGATGAAATTACCTTGTACACTGTGCGTGGTGCAGCGCGTGATAGTGCGGTTGTCCATCTTTCCGATTCCTTGGGAAAACGAAGGTTTGAGCATCAGTTTTACACCTTCGACCTTTCGCTAAAAAAGGGCGAGTCGGCTACCTGTTACCTCAAAGTGGTTAGTAGCAAGCAGGTGTTGGTGCCCATGAGCTTGTCCGACGAGAAATCCGTGGTAGGCGAGATTTCCAGATTTGACTTTCGATCGGGTATTTACGTAGGTATTATGCTGACGATGTTGTTGTACAACTTGTTTCTGTATTTTTCTGCAGGCGATAAGCACTATTTAGTTTATGTACATTATATCTTCTGGGTAGCTGTAGCTCAGGTTGCTATTTTAGGTTACCTCAATCGTTTCTTCCCAGATACTATTTTGGCCAGCCGACATTTGATTACCTTCGCTGGGGCCATGTCGGGTATTGCTTCCGTAATTTTTGTAAAGTCGTTCCTGAATGTAAAGGCTTACGCACCCAAACTCTTGAAATGGTTGAATCTGGTCATTTTAGGGGATGTCATCGCCCTATTGTTCTTGTTGTTTGATAAAGCGGTCATCAGCTACAATATGGTGAATTTTGTAGCCGCATCAGGTTCGCTTATTGTGTTGTTAACCGGTCTGTTGACCTACAAGAATGGAAATAAGTCTGCCACACTATTTTTGATTGCTTGGGGAATATTTTTAGGTAGCGTAATCATTTATGTGCTGAAGGATTACGGTATTGTGCCCTACAATTTGTGGACGGCGCACATCGTTCAGATTGGGGCTTCCTTGGAAGCGCTCTTGCTTTCCTTTGCATTGGGGGATAAGATCAACCTATATCGAAAAGAAAAAGACGCCTCGCAGGCGCGTGAATTGGCTGCTTCTTTGGAAAATGAGCGGTTGATACGCGAGCAGAATACCATGTTGGAGTTGAAGGTTGTCGAGCGCACCCGTGCGTTGACGAGCTCCAATGAATCTTTGCATGATGCCTTACGGAATTTGAAGGAAGCGCAGTCGCAGCTTGTCGAAGCAGAGAAGATGGCCTCTTTGGGTCAGCTTACCGCAGGTGTCGCGCACGAGATCAATAACCCGATTAATTTTGTGACGTCGAATGTGGCACCCTTAAAGCGTGATATCAACATGCTGTGGGAGACATTGTATGAAATTGAGAAATTGGCTTTTGACGAACAGATCTCACTGACCGATAAGAAAGATCGTATCGAAACATTCAAACAAGAGATGGATGTCGACTACCTGAAGACGGAAATCGAGTTCTTATTAAAAGGTATGCATGACGGCGCTCACCGAACCGCCGAGATTGTTAAAAGTCTGCGTATATTCTCTCGCGTCGATGAGGATACCGTTAAATTCGCTGATATCAACGAGGGGCTCGAGTCTACACTGGTTATCCTAAGTAGCTTGGTACGCGATGGAATTACCGTAGAGACCATATACGGCGATATTCCAAAAGTAGAATGCCATGCTGGAAAGCTGAATCAGGTGTTCTTAAATGTGCTCACCAACGCCGTGTATGCCATCAACGATAAGTTCAAAAATAATGGTGGTGGTACCTTGCATATTGAAACCGGTATTCACGAAGATGAGAAGTACGTCTTTATCCGTATTGTCGATAATGGGGTCGGTATTCCAGAGGAAATTCGGGAAAAGATTTTTGAACCATTTTTCACGACCAAGGATGTCGGCGAGGGCACTGGTCTCGGGATGTCGATCGCTTACAATACCATTGCTAAGCACCACGGCCGCATTATTGTCGATTCCACATTGGGTGAAGGAACTTCTTTTACATTGGTGATCCCTATAGAGCAGAATATTTTATAAAAGGCTCCCTAAACCACGTAAATATGATTAACTTCGTGTATCGCTTGCCAGACTAACATTTTAGCGTTATTCGATTATGCAAAATAAGCTACAGATACTTTACATAGATGATGAGGTCAATAACCTAGTTGGATTTAAAGCTAACTTTAGATACCAGTATGAGGTACACATCGCATCGAGCACCAAGGAAGCCGAAGAGATTTTGGCAGCCAATCCGCACATACGTATTATCTTTTGTGATCAACGTATGCCGGATGAATTGGGGGTAAATTTTCTGCAGCGCATAAAAAAGGACTATCCGCGTCCTATTCGTATTTTGTTGACGGCTTATGCCGATATGGAAACGGTTGTCGATGCGGTCAATAAAGGGCACATCTTTCGCTTTGTGCGCAAGCCTTGGATGGAGGAGGAGATTATCACTTCGATCGAAGAAGCCGATAAATTCTATGTGGCTAACTCCTTGCTGGACATCCAAAATGAACAGTTGACAAAGGCATATGATGAGTTGGACAAGTTTGCCTATAGTGTGAGCCACGATCTGCGTGATCCGCTATCCGGCGTGTTGTCTGCCGTGAAATTGGCGCTGCAGTTTGATCAAGTAGAGCATATTCATGAGTTGTTGCGCCTTATGGTCGATTCCTTGACGAAGCTCGATGCCTATATTGATAGCCTACGGGATTACTATCTTTTACGCCGCGGAGATTTAACGCTTTCGGATATCAATTTCGAACAGTTGTTTGAAGATATTAGTGAATTCTACAAGGTGTCCACACGCAGTGGTACTGTTGTTTTAAACACGCATGTTGATCAGTATACGCTATTTCGTAGCGATAAGGTGGTGCTGGAACTTATCCTGCACAATCTGTTGTCCAATGCGTTCAAATATCAGCGTCAGGAGCATCAAGATAAAAAGATTGATCTTGCCGTTAAAGTCGCCAATGGCGAAGCCAAAATTACCGTGCGTGATACAGGAATAGGAATTCCCAAAGAACATATCGACGATATCTTTACTTTGTTTTTCCGAGCCAGTGATCAGGCGCAAGGTATGGGCTTTGGTTTGTATAATGTGCAAAGTGCGTTGCTTAAACTTCAAGGTACCATATCGGTCGAGTCGGAGTTGGGAGAAGGGACGACTTTCACCGTGGTGGTTCCGGCCAAATAGTAGCTATAACAAAAGGGCGTTTTTCAAAAAAAGACGCCCTTTTGTTATACGTTAAAAGTATTTTGTTTAGATGGCTAGAAATAGCCTGTTTATGACAATAGTTTTTGGCGAAGCAAAAATTCCAGTTGCTCGTTGGATACTTCTAGTTTGGAGTAGGTCTCCAATATTTGTTTGCGCTCGGCATAAAGCTCATAGGCTCGCTGAATAGTCTGATCAAGCTCTTCTTCGCTCCAAGGTTTATTCAAGTAGTGGAAGATTTTCCCTTTGTTCACCGCGTCCACTACGGCCGCCATATCCGTGTAGCCTGTCAATAGTATACGCATCGGATCTGGGTCAATCTTAATGATCTCCTCCAAAAATTCTACGCCCGTCATCTCCGGCATACGTTGGTCGGTGATAATCACGTCGATGGCATTCTTGCGAACAATCTCCAATGCTTTTGCTCCGCTTATTGCCGTGAATACTTGGTATTTTAGACGGAAAGTAGCTTTAAAAGAAATCAGGTTATTTTCTTCGTCATCCACATACAAAACCGTTATTTTTTTGCTTTTCT
This genomic window contains:
- a CDS encoding sensor histidine kinase, which encodes MVFRLVFIAFLFCGTLFHAAAQPTISITSQQVISYFGREVSVFQDSSNNLTLDGAIAKDLLFKPSRTMVPNFGVSEFNNWIKFNLVNQSDEEHLVLNVSNPVIDEITLYTVRGAARDSAVVHLSDSLGKRRFEHQFYTFDLSLKKGESATCYLKVVSSKQVLVPMSLSDEKSVVGEISRFDFRSGIYVGIMLTMLLYNLFLYFSAGDKHYLVYVHYIFWVAVAQVAILGYLNRFFPDTILASRHLITFAGAMSGIASVIFVKSFLNVKAYAPKLLKWLNLVILGDVIALLFLLFDKAVISYNMVNFVAASGSLIVLLTGLLTYKNGNKSATLFLIAWGIFLGSVIIYVLKDYGIVPYNLWTAHIVQIGASLEALLLSFALGDKINLYRKEKDASQARELAASLENERLIREQNTMLELKVVERTRALTSSNESLHDALRNLKEAQSQLVEAEKMASLGQLTAGVAHEINNPINFVTSNVAPLKRDINMLWETLYEIEKLAFDEQISLTDKKDRIETFKQEMDVDYLKTEIEFLLKGMHDGAHRTAEIVKSLRIFSRVDEDTVKFADINEGLESTLVILSSLVRDGITVETIYGDIPKVECHAGKLNQVFLNVLTNAVYAINDKFKNNGGGTLHIETGIHEDEKYVFIRIVDNGVGIPEEIREKIFEPFFTTKDVGEGTGLGMSIAYNTIAKHHGRIIVDSTLGEGTSFTLVIPIEQNIL
- a CDS encoding sensor histidine kinase; translation: MQNKLQILYIDDEVNNLVGFKANFRYQYEVHIASSTKEAEEILAANPHIRIIFCDQRMPDELGVNFLQRIKKDYPRPIRILLTAYADMETVVDAVNKGHIFRFVRKPWMEEEIITSIEEADKFYVANSLLDIQNEQLTKAYDELDKFAYSVSHDLRDPLSGVLSAVKLALQFDQVEHIHELLRLMVDSLTKLDAYIDSLRDYYLLRRGDLTLSDINFEQLFEDISEFYKVSTRSGTVVLNTHVDQYTLFRSDKVVLELILHNLLSNAFKYQRQEHQDKKIDLAVKVANGEAKITVRDTGIGIPKEHIDDIFTLFFRASDQAQGMGFGLYNVQSALLKLQGTISVESELGEGTTFTVVVPAK
- a CDS encoding response regulator, encoding MEEKSKKITVLYVDDEENNLISFKATFRLKYQVFTAISGAKALEIVRKNAIDVIITDQRMPEMTGVEFLEEIIKIDPDPMRILLTGYTDMAAVVDAVNKGKIFHYLNKPWSEEELDQTIQRAYELYAERKQILETYSKLEVSNEQLEFLLRQKLLS